The Nostoc sp. 'Peltigera membranacea cyanobiont' N6 genome contains the following window.
CGCGACTCATGCGCCGTGCAACCAGTTTACCTGCCAAGGCGATGCGATTCATCAGCGCACTTAAATCTTGGGCATCTGGCGAAAAACTCTGAAGTTGCTGTAAAACGTGACGGGATAAGGTTGTACAATCACGATCTAGAGCTAAGTCTGTAATTTCATTGATAGACGAGTCTAAGGATTCTGGCGTTCTAGCCATTTTGATGTCCTCCGCAGCCACTAGCTGTTAATTGGGTTTTAGTTGTGTATGGCAACTTATGGTTGCTGCTTCTATCTTAGGAAGGTAATTTGAGAACTTAGATACGACTTTAGATAAACTAAAGAAATGAATTTTCAGTGACTCCTGCACTCAGAGCTTAGATACGTAATATTTAGTCTAATATATTACCATAGCTAGTCAGTATTTTATTTAAGTCAAGCAATTATAGAAAGTAATAAGTAGGTAGGCATATTTAAATATAAAAATAAACCTGCGATTGTCCCCGATGGGTTTTTAAGTTTGGGTGTAGAACGTTTTGTTGGAGAAAATGAGCGTTCTAGTTATGTACTTTGGGAAGAAGATGGTATTTCCCCAAAATTCTTGTTAGAAATTGTTTCCCAAACTTGCAATTTTGAATAGGAACAAAAGAAAGTAGATTATGCCTAGTTAGGCATTTTGCAACAGGAAGTCTGAGTTAGTTATGATATTATAAAAAGTCTTGGGCGATTAGCACAGTGGTAGCGCACATCCTTCACACGGATGGGGTCACTGGTTCAAATCCAGTATCGCCCATTGTTGTAGAGCAATAGTTTCAGCTAACTAGCTTCAGTCTCTTAAACCTAACTTATGCAAGTTTATGCAAGTTTGGATCAAGAAGCTTATTAAGTTATGTAAAATAATGAGTAATTATTGACACTAATGGTTTCACTGAATAAACTTGATACAGTTTACTCAGTACTTATTATGAATGATAAAGGGTATGTACGTTTACTGCCAGTTCTATTACTAATATTTGTATGGTTTGGCGGTTGTACTGTAATTAAAGATATGACTACAGAAGAAGTTAGAAGCCCTTACACAGGTGAAATGGTACATGTGGATAAACCAATAACTTGGGAAAAAGGAGTTGTAAAAGGTTTATTTGTTAGTATGATAATTATTAGTGGAGCTTTATTGAAAAGCATAGAATAGATAATTTATTTCTTATCTACTTTGATTAAAATTTCTTTAGTAATTTCTCTAACTTCCCTGACTTCATCAATAATTTTAGAGTGTTCATTAACGTAAGTATTGTGATTTGCTTTAGTATCACCAGACATATTTTGCACACTATTGGCTAGAGTTCTAAAGCTTTCAGTATCACTTTCTAACTTTTCCACCCATTTTATAATAAGGTTATTTACTCCTATCCATTTAGCTAGTAATACTAAACTTAGAAGGGTGACAATAATTCCTAACCCCACGCCTGCGCTCTGTGTCAATATTTGGTCAACTATTTTAGATTGAGTGTCAGGGTTTAGATTAATATAATTAATTTCTTTAGCAACTTGAGATTTTTCTACTTGTTGTGTCATTTTAATATAATTAGTTTCTTTAGTAATTTGAGGTTTGTCTGTGGGCTGGATCATTTTATTGGGTTAGTCTTATAAATTTACAAAAAAATAGAGCCTCCTTAATTGGAGGCAGGCTATGTTAAATTCCTAACTCTGTAGTTCTGATAAAGTCTACAAAAGCTTGAACATCAGTAGGTTGATTATCTAACACATACTGAATTTGTTCAGTAGCACCTTCTGGGGTACTAGGATCTCTTTCTGGATACAATGAATAATAGTCACTGCTGCTGATCTCTAAAGCTTCCCATGCCGCCTCATTTTCATTAAGTCTAAGGAGTAGCCAATACTCACCTAAAGCATAATCAATCCATTCTTGAGGAGGTAAGGTAGCAACTCTAAGAGGAGGATGAACTACCAAAGCACAATCTATTGGATAAATTGCATAGTTGTCAAATTCATCAATTTCATAGCAGTAAGTATTGTCTTGACCTTGTAAAATACTCATAATATAGTCCTTACTATTTAAGCAGTTTTAAAGAATAAAAAAGGTAAACCAGCAGTAATTTCAGTTAAAGTATCAAGTGGTGCAGTAGTAGGTAGACTACCAGAAGAATAACTCAAAGGATTTCTATACCCATATACCAGGTTAGTAATACCAAAAGTGACTCTACCTAAATAATATATAATTGAAGCTAATGCATTCTCCCCACTAATAGATAGAGACACATTAGAAGTAATAGCAAACCAATACCAACCAGGGTTAAAAGTATAAGATACAGTGTCACCTCTTTCTAAAGTACCAGCAGCATTTAATTCTATTGTTTGAAGTAATAATGTCTCAGGTAAAAAGGTTGTAGAATTATTAGAATAGATTCCAAATCTAAACAAGCCAGTAGCAGTAGTAGCTTGGTTAATTGACATTTTGCTAATAGTTATTGGTTTAGTAATACTAAAAGGATGATAACTAATAGTGTTTGCTGTAGAAGCTGTGGTAATAGCCGCTAACCCATCAGTTTGTGACATTGCGCTATACCATAAACCACTCCTGTAACCTGGGTGATCTCCAATACGATTACTTGGTTCATAACTACTAGTAGCGGAGTTATAAACCAAAGTTTGAGTATTGGTTGGAGTAGTAGAAGATATTGCTACACCTTGAATTTTATTAGCATTCCACTGAGCAGTTGCAGAACCAACTTGAGTAGCAGTAGTTGCATGAGGATTACTGGTATCACTGGTATGGGTAGTTAGTGATGTGCTGGTAGCACCACCAAGGGCAGTTAGGGCAGCAGAAGCAGTAGTAGCCCCAGTCCCACCTTTTGCGATCGCAAGTATACCTGCTAGGTTTCCTAGAGTTAAGTTAGCTTCATTTACATCAATATCTATTTCAGAGTTAGCAGCATCATTTGTAATAGATATTTTATTAGAACCAGCATTAATATTCTTGAATTCTAAGTTAGCTCCAGTCTTTTGCTTAAATACGCCAACTCCACTTACACCCACATTTGATGCGGTATTAGTCTCACCAGTACCACCAGCAGAAATGGTTTGGTTAGTCCACTTAGAAGTTGTGGAGTTGTAAGCTAAAACTTGAGAGTTAGAAGGTGAACTGATAGCAACATCAGTTAGCTCAATTAAAGTGTCTTTAGTGGCAACCAAGTTATCAACTTCAGTTTTAGTATAGGTTGTAGTTTGGTTAGCTTTAGAGGTTAGTAAGGTGTCAGTTTGAGCTTTAGTATAAGTGGTGGAGGCATCAGCTTTTGTTGCTAAACCAGCAGTAAGTTCAGTATCCCTTGTGATGGCATCAGGTATTTGAGTATCAGGAATTTTACCACCACCATCCAAAGTAGCAACCCCCAAGGCAGTACCTTTAGCTGTAATAGGGATAGCACCTGAAATTAAAGTATCAGTTTGATTTTTAGTGTAGACATCAGCAGAGTTAGCTTTAGGGCTTACTAATCCATCAACTTCTGTTTTTGTGTAGGTAGTAGACTGATTAGCTTTAGTGGCTAAAGAAGTAGTTAAATCACTAGTATTAGCCTTCAAAGATAAAGCTGCTGTAACATCACTAGAATTAGCTTTAGGGTTTACTAAACCATCAGTTTGAGTCTTAGTATAATAACCACTAAGGTCAACTGTCACGCCTCCTACAAGGGCATCTGTTTGAGTTTTTGTATAGGTGGTAGCCTGATTAGCCTTAGTATTTAGTAAAGTATTAGTTTCAGGTTTAGTGTAGTAGTTAGTTAAATCAGCACCTGATACGCCTGCTATAAGAGTATCTACTTCAGATTTGAGATAAACAACTGGATCAGAAGAAGTAGAATTAGTTTTAACTTTACCCGCTACAGTATTAGTTGCTATATTTACACCAGCTTGGCTTAATATATAGGTTATTAAAGATTGATGTTGAGGGTCAGAGGAATCTCCTCCACCTTCACGTAGTACAGATAATTCTAAGTCAGAGGTTCCTACAGGTACAATGGCATCAAAAGTTTCTCCACCTGGTAATATGAACCTATAGAAAGATGAGCGTTCACCTTCTTCATTACACCAAAGAATAAAATTTATTTTACCTTCTCTATTGGTGATAAAGTTTTTAGTAACTTCAGGGTATTCTACGTTATTAATAGTATTACCCTTCATGTGAATTACTTGAACAACAGCATTTCTTAGGGGTTCATTATTTAGTCCAATAAATGTAGATTTGATAATTCTTTGAGTTGGCATATTTATTTTATGGATAAAAAAGTTCACTCCAAATCAATAAAGTGAACCTTACAGTTTTAATATTTAATAATCTTGTTTTTTGCTAACCAAGGTTGCATATTTTCATGGGAACCTCCCCCACCTTGGGTATTTAAGCTAATATTAGAAGTAGCAGCATTTAGGCTAACATTAGTTTTGGCTCCAGCCATATTAATACCTGTAACTGCACCATAGATACCTATGTTTGCACTACCAGCAACGATTCCTATTCCTGTTAAGGAAGGTTGAGTATCTGGATATATATTGCTGCCCCCAGGAATTGTGGTTAATTCAGCACCATTACCTCTAGTACCATTACCTTCTGCATATTGTCTAAAAGGTCTTAAACTATGAGCATGTCCTGGGTCATAAACTCCGTGAGCATGACCAGCGTCAGCAACCCCATGACTATGACTTGGGTCATTAATGGTATGCAAGTGCGGTGATTCATTAACTGAATGACTATGGGCAAAGTCATTAACACTGTGGGTGTGAGGAGGGGTTTGAGCGACATTTAAAGTAACACCTTCTAATCCTCCTGTTTGTCCAAGCACTCTATTGGTTAAACCTGTACCAGTACCAGCTCCTACAGACACTCTACCTCTACTATCTGGTACTCTGAAATTAGAACCAGACTGTCCATGAGTGTAACCAATTGCTGAAAATAAAGCAGGGTAAGTACTAGGAGCATAATAAGCTCCATCTTCCCATAACCAACCTGAAGGTAATGTTGATCCAGAAAACTCCATTGATGCCCCAGGAGGAATTAACTGGGTAACAGGAATATTAGCAGGTGTAATCCTATCAACTAATTTATCTCGTAAGTCAATTATATTGCCTGAAAGTGTCCCTGAAGCTGTGGTAACTTTAGCCATAGGAAAACTTTCATTAGGTAAAACAGATGAAGC
Protein-coding sequences here:
- a CDS encoding tail fiber protein; the encoded protein is MTRPILQNGDIFTAEIANAIAYPIVDGDDFLGHGPKVLDSSLDDTPGQIKSNFYNFYNRLQVSHTSGLAFNYLGGVVLLADGSTVSITPGSISIPNNVTRYIFIGNDGTVQASSVLPNESFPMAKVTTASGTLSGNIIDLRDKLVDRITPANIPVTQLIPPGASMEFSGSTLPSGWLWEDGAYYAPSTYPALFSAIGYTHGQSGSNFRVPDSRGRVSVGAGTGTGLTNRVLGQTGGLEGVTLNVAQTPPHTHSVNDFAHSHSVNESPHLHTINDPSHSHGVADAGHAHGVYDPGHAHSLRPFRQYAEGNGTRGNGAELTTIPGGSNIYPDTQPSLTGIGIVAGSANIGIYGAVTGINMAGAKTNVSLNAATSNISLNTQGGGGSHENMQPWLAKNKIIKY